The stretch of DNA TTCATAAGATATATAATTTTTAAGGATTTCTTTGCTATTTAAAATTCTACTTCTAATTGTCTCATTATCGTCTAGACCATTAATTATTTTTCCCTTTTCTATAAATTTTGTTGTTATATTTTTAAGTTTATTTCCACATTTTGGGCAAAATAGGGTTGCATCCTTTGTTGTATTTGGTTCCATATATAAACATTTTTCACATTGATATACGTATTTAAAGGAGGATTTTTTGCCTTTTTTGCTTATGGGTTTTCCTTCAATCTCAACTATGTCCATTGAAAAATCCATTGCTTTTGCATTAGAAATACTAGTTCCAATGCCAAAACCATCTATAATTGTTTTTAATTCTTTAATATTATTTTCATCTAAACCGCCACTTGCAAATATCTTTACATGGTTGTAACCCCTAATATCTAATTCCCACCTTATCTCTTCTGCAATTTTCTTTAAGTTGCCACGTCTAGATGAAGGGGTATCTAACCTAACACTATCTAGTTTATCTTTTAACTTTTCTGCAACCCTTATAGTCTCAAAACGCTCGTCATTGAATGTATCAACTAGGGCAAGTCTTTTAACAGATGGGTCGATATATATATCATATAGCTCCATTGCCTTAGAAGTATCGCCAATTAGTAATATATAAACGTGGGGCACTGTCCCACTTGCTTCTCTATCTAATAGTTTGGAAGCAAAGGTTACAGAAAAGCCGTCACAACCACCTATATATGCATATTTATCAATCATACCTGCTATTGCTGGATGGGCTCTCCTTGCCCCAAAACTCAAGACTGTTTTATCTTTTGCTGCTATTTTACATTTGAGAGCTTTTGTAGTTATGCCACTTGTATGACAAAGAAACCCCAAGATAGCAGTCTCATATATGCCAAATTCTAAATAATTACCCTCAATAGTTAACACAGGTATATCCTCAAAAAATGGTGAGCCCTCTGGTAAGCCGTAAACATCAATATTTTTACCTTTAAGTAATTCTAATACATATCTTAAGCCTGTAAATATACCAAAGGGGTATTCTTTGGGCATACTTTTTTGGGCAACTTCCATTGTGACCTTTTTATCGATTTTTGCTTTTTCAAGTATCTCCTTTGTTCTAAGAAAGTATATATCCGTTGTTTTGCCATCAACAATATCTTTAGGTAGGGCAATATCAAAATTATCCATTTTCTGCTCCCTATATGAATGATTATGTACAAAAATAATATTTATAACTATATATTAAATTGATTTTACTTGCAATATAAATAGTAAACAATTAAAATTTTAGGATAATGATTAAGTTAGGTGAGAATGATATAAGATTAGGCCTTAACTTTAAGGATAAATTTGAGGCTATAGCTTATGCCGGTAATTTATTATATGAAAATGGTTATATCAATAGAGAATATATAGATAGTTTATTTAAAAGAGAAAAACAGGCTAATACTTATCTTGGCAATGGAGTTGCAATACCCCATGGTAGTCTTGAAGACAAGAACAATATAATAAAGACAGGGGTTGTTATCCTTCAAGTAAAAGAGGGAGTAAAATGGGATCTTGATAATGTGGCCTATCTCATTGTAGCAATAGCTGCAAAAAGTGATGATCATATGGATATTCTGGCAAATTTAACAAAGATTATTCAAGATAATGAAAAGTTAGATATTTTAAGACATACCAATAATAAGGATGAGGTTATTAACTTGTTAGCAGAGAAAGTAGATAAAGAAGATAATCTAACCTCTTTAGATGAGTCAGATTTTCAGATTGTTGAAGAGCTAGTTGTTAAAAATGAACACGGTTTACATGCCAGGCCTGCAAGTAAAATTTTAGAAGAGATTAGTAATTATGATGCTGAAATCTTTATATCTTTTGACAATAAGGTAGCTGTCGCTAAGAGTTTAATATCCCTATTGTCATTGGGAATTGAAAAGGGTGATAAGATTAGAATATACATTAGAGGGGCTGATTCTGAAAAGGCCTATAATTGTATAAAAAAATGCTTAGAAGAAACAACTATAGAAGCAAATGAATATATAGATAATTTAGAGTATAATATTTTAATAGATGATACATATAATTATAAATCCGATAATATATTTTTAGGTAAGGGCTATAACAAAGATATTGTTGTAGCGCCAATATATGTATTAAGTGATGATAAAGAGGCTACATACAATACCAGCGGTGATATTAGTGAGGAGTGGAATAGGCTAAAAAATGCATTAGTAAAAGCTAGAAAGGAGCTTATTGCTATTAGAGAAAAGATTGCAAGAGAAACTGATAAAGAGATGTCACGGGTTATTAACACACAGATTAGTTTTTTAGAGGATAAGAATATAATTAAGGATTTATATAAAAACTTAAATGAAGAAAAGAACGCTATTAATGTATGGAATAATGTTGTTTCACAATTTATTAATGAGCTTGATGCTAGTAAATCTAAATATATTGCAGAGAGAAAAAAAGATTTGGAGGATCTAAGAAAGAGGGTGTTAAGATTAATAAGTGGTGATAGAACAGATAATAAATTTGCTATTGATGAACCATATATTGCAGCTTTAGAAGAACTGTTTCCAAGTGATATAGCTAATTTTAATGAAAATATTTTAGGTGTTGTATTAGTTAAAGGAAGTGAAAATTCACATGCATCATTATTACTAAATTCAATGGAAATTCCCTATTTGTTTGGTTGTGGTGATGAAGTATTAGGTTGTGAAAATGGTAGTTTAGCAATACTAGATACATTTAAGGGTTGTTTAGTTGTAAATCCTG from Deferribacterota bacterium encodes:
- a CDS encoding nicotinate phosphoribosyltransferase, with protein sequence MDNFDIALPKDIVDGKTTDIYFLRTKEILEKAKIDKKVTMEVAQKSMPKEYPFGIFTGLRYVLELLKGKNIDVYGLPEGSPFFEDIPVLTIEGNYLEFGIYETAILGFLCHTSGITTKALKCKIAAKDKTVLSFGARRAHPAIAGMIDKYAYIGGCDGFSVTFASKLLDREASGTVPHVYILLIGDTSKAMELYDIYIDPSVKRLALVDTFNDERFETIRVAEKLKDKLDSVRLDTPSSRRGNLKKIAEEIRWELDIRGYNHVKIFASGGLDENNIKELKTIIDGFGIGTSISNAKAMDFSMDIVEIEGKPISKKGKKSSFKYVYQCEKCLYMEPNTTKDATLFCPKCGNKLKNITTKFIEKGKIINGLDDNETIRSRILNSKEILKNYISYE
- the ptsP gene encoding phosphoenolpyruvate--protein phosphotransferase, whose protein sequence is MIKLGENDIRLGLNFKDKFEAIAYAGNLLYENGYINREYIDSLFKREKQANTYLGNGVAIPHGSLEDKNNIIKTGVVILQVKEGVKWDLDNVAYLIVAIAAKSDDHMDILANLTKIIQDNEKLDILRHTNNKDEVINLLAEKVDKEDNLTSLDESDFQIVEELVVKNEHGLHARPASKILEEISNYDAEIFISFDNKVAVAKSLISLLSLGIEKGDKIRIYIRGADSEKAYNCIKKCLEETTIEANEYIDNLEYNILIDDTYNYKSDNIFLGKGYNKDIVVAPIYVLSDDKEATYNTSGDISEEWNRLKNALVKARKELIAIREKIARETDKEMSRVINTQISFLEDKNIIKDLYKNLNEEKNAINVWNNVVSQFINELDASKSKYIAERKKDLEDLRKRVLRLISGDRTDNKFAIDEPYIAALEELFPSDIANFNENILGVVLVKGSENSHASLLLNSMEIPYLFGCGDEVLGCENGSLAILDTFKGCLVVNPVNEDIELAKKLKMDLDQLKEEERMKAFEPAITKDKKRIDVFANISNEFDVVKAIDKGAEGVGLFRTEFLFVDRDRPPTIDEQYKVYSNIAERLKGLPFIIRLLDIGGDKNVRYLKSEKEENPFLGVRGIRLLLKNRDILKNQIMAIAKTAVNYNVNILIPMVTFYDEIDEVIDIVNEAENTYDIGHIKLGIMVEVPATAIMLDILAKKVDFFSIGTNDLTQYALAVDRTNSELARRNDHLHPSILRLIDRVVSVSKEYKKELSVCGEIASDMTALPFVIGLGIDKLSANINAISGIKYKINTLNYQDCADLAKLALKCRSGSEVRDLLKKIS